The window GCGTATCCCGGAGTGACTCGGTGGTGCCGCACGGCCTGGACAACGACATCATCGTGGGCCTGGTCAACGCGTTCGTGGAGCAGGGTCTGCCCAACACCGGCGTGCTGCAGCTCTCGGCCTACCGCCTGCTGACCCTGGCGGGGTTGCGCGTGGGTGGACGGCAATACAGCGAACTGCTTGAAAGCCTGCGCCGCCTGCAGGGTTCCACCTTCGCCATCACCGACTCGTGGTTCGATGGTCGGCAACACCAGTGGACCAGCGAGGAATTCAGCATCATCAGCTCCTTTGCCCGTGTGGATGTCACCGAAATCGCCGATGACATCGGGCAGTTGCGGGCCGACACCATGCTGGAAATCCAACTTGCCCGCGCCATTACGCGCAGCGTACGCAACGGGCACCTGCGTCCCCTTGACCTCGAGTTCTATTCGCAACTGTCGCAGCCCATGGTTCGGACGCTGTACCGCAGCCTGGAGGAGCGCCGCGCACCCGCCGGAAAGGTCGCCACCAACGAGTACACCGTCAGCACCCGCATCTGGGGCGAGCATCTGGGCATGCAAGGCTGGCGGCTGGACAAGATTCGCCGCGCCCTGGAACCTGCACACGGTGAACTGCTGGAAACCAAGTATCTGCTGGAAGTCGTTTACACCGGCCGGGGCGAATCGCAGCAGGTCACTTACCGCTTCGGGAAGGTGGCCGCGCCTGTGAACGCGGAACTGGTGGCGCTGCTCACCAAAAATGGGCTGAGTGCCCCGAATGCCGTGAAAATCGTGCAGGAGCACGCCGGTCAGGTCGAGGTCACAGTGGCGGCCTTTCACCGTGTGGTCGCCCAGGCCCGCACGCCCGTGAAAAACCGCCAGGGCCTGCTGGTGGACATGTTTCAGAACCCGGACAAGTACGCTGAATACATGGACGCCGCGCACCCTAGACCGCTGGACACGCCATCAAAACCCAGGGAACGCAAAGCCGCAAAAACAGTCGATGAGGACTGGGAAACCAGGCAGGCCGAGGAGTGGCTGACCCTGGCCCCGGAAGCACGTGAAAAGCGCATGTTGAACCTGCTGAACATGATCATGACCGAGCACATGACCAAAGAGGAAATGGGGGTCGTTGCCACGCTGGTGGGAAACGGCACGCTGGACGCCCTGGATACCGCCCGCGCCCTGACCCGCGCCATGGCCGAAAAGACGCTGGCCGCCTATGCCAGGGAATTACGCGGCCAGATCGAACTTTAGGACGTTTTTCCAGAAACTACATATTGTCTCTTTGGGGAAGCTTGTCTCTTTGGGGAATTTTCCAGAAGATGAGCTTGTCTCTTTGGGGATTTGAAGCAAAAAAGGGTGTCCAGCAGGCAACTTCTCAACGAAAACTTCTGAGCTTGTCTCTTTGGGGATTTGGGGGCAAATGATACTGTCTCTTTGGGGAATTGAGGCCTTCCGAACTTGTCTCTTTGGGGAATGGGCATTTTTTAGATATTGTCTCTTTGGGGAATTTGTATTGTCTCTTTGGGGAATTGCAGTTGAGACAGCTTGTCTCTTTGGGGAATACTGGATGAATATTGCTGTCTCTTTGGGGAATGAGCTTGTCTCTTTGGGGAAAAAAACACCCTTGAGCTTGTCTCTTTGGGGAATTTAGGGCGAAAAATTCGCGCCAGGAGTGGATATGCATACCCCCGCCTGATGTTGATCATCAATGTTTTAAAACATCTTTTAAATCTTTAAAAGAACATCAATCAGGGCAATCCCAAAAAACACAAAATTTGCGTTCTCCGAGAATTTTTCTCGTCTTAGACAGGTTTTTGTGGCCTTCCGTCAATTCCCCAAAGAGACAAGCTCAGTTCAGTTGGTAACCAGAAGCGATTTTGGTAGATTTCTCAGATTTGACCTTCGCTTGACCTATGGAATGCCTCTGTTTGCTCCTGAGAAGGCCTTGAAGGCCCGAGAGCCAGAAAAAGGCGACTCATAGTCGCAGGTTCGTTTAGAGACCCCTTCATGGCCCTCTCAGCGAGTTTGAGCCGGTAGCGTAACGTGTTCACATGGACACGGAGTCTGCTCGCCAGTTCTTCCAGGGTTCCAGAATGCGCCAAATACGCCCTGAGTGCGGCTTCTACCTTGCCATCCGGGTCAACGCTCGCCAGTTGAGCCTTCACCTGAGCCCGCAGTCCATTTAGGGCGTCGCTTTGCAGGAGTTCGTACAGGGTATCCACTTCCATGAAAGTCACGACACCCGCTTCACGCAGCGAGGACAGCGATTGGGCCGCTTCTTCCAGTGCATTTTTGAAGTCTGGGCGCTGGTGAGCAGCACTGACGCCCAGCTTCACGCGGCGGCCTGTGGATGCCGTCAGGGCGGCAAACAATTCGTTCGTTTCCAGTTTCAGGTCATGAGTCGACCACAACCAGATGGCCTGCGAACCCCGCACGGTACAGAACCCGCCCAGGTTCCTTTCCGCAAAGTACCCCTCGCCTACGCCCGCCAGCACGTCCAGCGCATGAGCGTGCGCGGCCTGGGCGCTGGCTCCTCGACCCGGTTCGTCCTCGAACGAGGCGAGGGCCACCGCGAAGGACTCGCCGCCCACCGTGAACGGATCACTGTGTCCCTGAAGCAGGGCTTCCAGCGTACGTTCCCCCACGCGCCGGCGAGACGCGCCCGCTGCCGCCGATTGCAGGCGGGCCAACAGCGCGTACTCCACCACCACGGGCGTCATGGGGTTCCAGTCGGGGGGGAAACTCACGGTCAGGCGTCCCACATGCCTGCCGGCATGGGTCAACTTGAACTGCTGCGTCTCCCCTACCGGACGGCCCGCCGACGCCACCACATCTCCCCAGCTGGCGCGAATTTCCACGAATCCGCCAGTCAGACGCACCAGGAACGTCGCCAGGGCCTGCTCCGGCTGCGGGCGCGACACCGCCTGACGAAGCGAGGCCAGCAGGCCGGGTAATTCCTCGATGGTCAGCGCGGCGGGCAAATCTGAAACGGACATTTGTAGAATTCTACAAAATAAGGAGAAAAGTCTGTGGTTATCGACAAATGCAATCGGGGCGAATGCCCCTTATTCTGAAGGGACTCAATCAAGCCGGGGGGCAGCGGGACGTGAACTTCACGCCAGACAACCAACAGGTCAGAACACACCGCGGACACGCTGTCAAAGTCGTGCTTCTCGGCGCTGCGCTGTCTGGCCTGGCGAACGCCGCGTCTTACCGCATGACCTCCTTCGTCGTGGTTGGGACA is drawn from Deinococcus fonticola and contains these coding sequences:
- a CDS encoding replication initiator protein A, with translation MAKESRQVKEIRQVQGHDERNIARLALALAQNRVPDTMQSWEKQLTTDALGAIHVKCVSRSDSVVPHGLDNDIIVGLVNAFVEQGLPNTGVLQLSAYRLLTLAGLRVGGRQYSELLESLRRLQGSTFAITDSWFDGRQHQWTSEEFSIISSFARVDVTEIADDIGQLRADTMLEIQLARAITRSVRNGHLRPLDLEFYSQLSQPMVRTLYRSLEERRAPAGKVATNEYTVSTRIWGEHLGMQGWRLDKIRRALEPAHGELLETKYLLEVVYTGRGESQQVTYRFGKVAAPVNAELVALLTKNGLSAPNAVKIVQEHAGQVEVTVAAFHRVVAQARTPVKNRQGLLVDMFQNPDKYAEYMDAAHPRPLDTPSKPRERKAAKTVDEDWETRQAEEWLTLAPEAREKRMLNLLNMIMTEHMTKEEMGVVATLVGNGTLDALDTARALTRAMAEKTLAAYARELRGQIEL
- a CDS encoding helix-turn-helix domain-containing protein — its product is MSVSDLPAALTIEELPGLLASLRQAVSRPQPEQALATFLVRLTGGFVEIRASWGDVVASAGRPVGETQQFKLTHAGRHVGRLTVSFPPDWNPMTPVVVEYALLARLQSAAAGASRRRVGERTLEALLQGHSDPFTVGGESFAVALASFEDEPGRGASAQAAHAHALDVLAGVGEGYFAERNLGGFCTVRGSQAIWLWSTHDLKLETNELFAALTASTGRRVKLGVSAAHQRPDFKNALEEAAQSLSSLREAGVVTFMEVDTLYELLQSDALNGLRAQVKAQLASVDPDGKVEAALRAYLAHSGTLEELASRLRVHVNTLRYRLKLAERAMKGSLNEPATMSRLFLALGPSRPSQEQTEAFHRSSEGQI